From one Rhineura floridana isolate rRhiFlo1 chromosome 4, rRhiFlo1.hap2, whole genome shotgun sequence genomic stretch:
- the LOC133383624 gene encoding kinesin-like protein KIF28 translates to MPSSDSVKVAVRVRPFSQREKNAGSRCVISMNSSTTSIYDPKNPSHVKTFTFDLAYWSHSGFIKDQDGKLISAGPNSKYSGQKEVFRDLGQGVIDSAWQGYNATLLAYGQTGSGKSYSMIGYGANRGIIPVACEELFKTIKKQEQNKQYQVTFSMLEIYNEQVIDLLSKIKKRGGLKLREDQQQGFYVDGLKLVPCDSYAQIERLMEQGTKIRTTVSTSMNATSSRSHMVITIQFKQIFLREDITKQSIINLVDLAGSERQKSSGSEGDRLREGTRVNLSLTTLGNVISALAEAAMGKKVLHVPYRDSVLTKLLQSALGGNSRTIMIAAISPADMCYEETLSTLRYAERTKKIKNKAVINAGPTARLINELKAENCNLLSRLSGLGNAGKTVADETKELRYLLAENELRIQAIQATWEYRLEEARKEWEQQYTAVTQERWMMETFPYFVNINEDPQLSGVLKYFIQDGSSDVGQSSSNAITLRGLGILDKHATFTNSDGKVTVTPRDKCKVIVNGVPIVVKTKLQHLDRIILGSNSAYLYIGPPTDRTNEDLRRYDYDFIQSELAAAEGFSVDKLGAANRKDGKPDPSVLAVFHDYIKLMPLVAEANQMSVDLRKDLKLELKVKNLASSDSRGYDLQKETIVQVAHKVTNQVWIWSKPKFINRKFLMEELYQRFLDGEDVQVDKASDPFWDPVEVIHLGSAHIWLQSLAYCMKLEEQTELLNSEGMEEAIILINIMPCSPNGRAFEEDDMVIDPLELLGKRTDFQIHILQCLGVKWIKEVAQRGIQIGYKVYDLPCSLYTKPVWKNVNPKIEELIRFSTLNMSHDFLNYLQKNALIVDLWGLQEGCAELDSSQQDMTVTSEGSIIIDNPKAEVLSHTGLDTEHQIAEFYQKQLKLEQETELLRDINRVLREENVLLKDKLKACETEAHQSKTLKSRIKTQATNMTPSASKDTRPVCNSRLSCDAEFAKALKAFYQNMNMIRGQFLKIKHYRAPEEDNVQLLRLFAERQSHMLKDFGDQLESSISKLKNDVASIVKKKRETRLQQVMKSL, encoded by the exons ATGCCAAGTTCTGATAGTGTGAAAGTGGCAGTACGCGTAAGACCTTTCAGTCAG agagagaaaaatgccgGCAGCAGGTGTGTGATTTCTATGAATTCCAGCACTACAAGCATATATGATCCCAAGAATCCAAGTCATGTAAAAACATTCACCTTTGACCTGGCATATTGGTCACACAGCGGATTTATAAAGGACCAAGATGGCAAGCtaatttcagctggaccaaacaGCAAATACTCGGGGCAG AAGGAAGTTTTTCGCGACCTTGGACAGGGAGTTATAGACAGTGCTTGGCAAGGTTACAATGCTACCCTCTTGGCTTATGGTCAGACTGGCTCAGGGAAGAGCTATTCAATGATTGGATATGGTGCAAACAGAGGCATCATCCCAGTGGCGTGTGAAGAGctctttaaaacaattaaaaaacaagagcagaacaagcagtATCAG GTTACATTTAGCATGCTGGAAATTTATAATGAACAG GTTATAGACTTGCTATCTAAAATCAAGAAGCGGGGTGGACTCAAGTTACGGGAAGATCAGCAGCAAGGCTTCTACGTGGATGGTTTGAAACTGGTGCCTTGTGACAGTTATGCACAAATTGAGAGGCTAATGGAACAAGGTACCAAAATAAGAACCACTGTTTCAACAAGCATGAATGCCACCAGCAGTCGGTCTCATATGGTCATCACCATCCAATTCAAACAG ATTTTTCTAAGAGAGGACATCACCAAGCAATCCATTATAAATCTGGTGGACTTGGCTGGAAGTGAAAGACAAAAATCATCAGGATCAGAAGGAGACAGGCTGAGGGAAGGGACACGTGTAAATCTGAGTTTGACCACCTTAGGAAATGTTATCAG TGCCCTGGCTGAGGCTGCTATGGGAAAGAAAGTATTGCATGTCCCATACAGAGATTCAGTTCTTACAAAACTCTTGCAGTCTGCTTTGGGAGGAAACAGCAGAACTATTATG atTGCAGCTATTAGTCCAGCAGACATGTGTTATGAGGAGACGTTGTCAACTTTGCGATATGCTGAGAG AACTAAAAAGATAAAGAACAAAGCAGTGATAAATGCAGGTCCAACTGCGAGATTGATAAATGAGCTGAAGGCAGAAAACTGTAATCTGTTATCCAGATTGTCAGGCCTTGGAAATGCTGGTAAAACAGTAGCCGACGAAACAA AAGAGCTTCGCTATTTGTTAGCTGAAAATGAGCTGCGGATTCAAGCCATTCAAGCTACCTGGGAATATCGGCTAGAAGAAGCCCGGAAAGAATGGGAGCAGCAATATACTGCAGTAACTCAG GAGAGATGGATGATGGAAACGTTTCCTTATTTTGTGAATATCAACGAAGATCCTCAGCTTTCAGGGGTTCTCAAATATTTCATTCAAGATG GTTCTTCTGATGTTGGTCAATCGTCCTCAAATGCAATAACTCTCAGAGGTTTAGG CATTTTGGATAAGCATGCGACATTCACAAATTCTGATGGTAAAGTGACTGTAACACCTCGGGATAAATGTAAAGTCATTGTGAACGGTGTGCCCATTGTTGTGAAAACTAAACTGCAGCATCTG GACCGTATTATTTTGGGGTCAAACAGTGCATATCTTTACATTGGGCCACCTACAGATCGCACCAATGAGGACCTGAGGAGATACGATTATGATTTCATTCAGTCAGAACTAGCAGCAGCAGAAGGCTTCAGTGTAGATAAACTTG GTGCTGCAAACAGGAAGGATGGCAAACCAGATCCCAGTGTCCTCGCTGTGTTCCATGATTATATTAAGTTAATGCCTTTGGTTGCTGAAGCAAATCAGATGAGTGTGGACCTGAGAAAG gaccTAAAGTTGGAACTGAAAGTGAAAAATCTGGCTTCTTCTGACTCCAGAGGCTATGACTTGCAAAAGGAGACAATAGTTCAAGTGGCACACAAAGTTACTAACCAG GTATGGATTTGGTCAAAACCTAAGTTTATCAACAGAAAGTTTTTAATGGAAGAGCTTTATCAGCGTTTTTTAGATGGAGAAGATGTGCAGGTTGACAAAGCCAGTGATCCGTTCTGGGACCCTGTGGAAGTAATCCACTTGGGGTCTGCTCATATCTGGCTCCAGTCTCTGGCTTATTGCATGAAACTTGAAGAACAAACAGAACTCCTGAATTCTGAAGGAATGGAGGAAGCCATCATACTTATCAATATAATGCCATGCTCTCCAAATGGGAG AGCCTTTGAAGAGGATGATATGGTCATTGATCCTTTGGAATTGCTGGGCAAAAGGACTGATTTCCAAATTCACATTTTACAATGCCTTGGAGTCAAATGGATAAAAGAAGTGGCACAAAGAGGAATTCAGATTGG ATACAAAGTTTATGATCTCCCATGCTCATTATACACAAAGCCTGTTTGGAAAAATGTTAATCCAAAGATAGAAGAGCTAATCAGATTTTCAACCCTTAATATGTCCCACGATTTTTTGAACTATCTGCAGAAAAATGCTTTGATTGTTGACTTGTGGGGACTGCAAG AAGGATGTGCAGAACTGGACTCTTCTCAACAAGACATGACAGTAACAAGTGAGGGCTCTATTATCATTGATAATCCTAAAGCTGAGGTTCTGAGCCACACAGGTCTG gacACAGAGCACCAGATTGCTGAATTTTACCAAAAGCAACTAAAGCTAGAGCAAGAGACTGAACTGCTCAGAGATATTAACAGAGTTCTAAGGGAAGAAAATGTACTCCTGAAGGATAAACTGAAAGCATGTGAGACAGAAGCCCATCAAA GTAAGACCTTAAAATCCCGTATAAAAACCCAAGCTACTAACATGACTCCATCAGCATCAAAAGATACTCGTCCAGTGTGCAATTCTCGGTTGAGCTGTGATGCTGAATTTGCTAAAGCCCTTAAAGCCTTCTACCAGAATATGAACATGATCAGAGGACAGTTCTTGAAAATAAAGCACTACAGAGCTCCG GAAGAAGATAATGTACAGCTACTTCGACTTTTTGCTGAGAGACAATCACACATGTTAAAAGATTTTGGAGATCAACTTGAGTCAAGTATAAGTAAACTGAAAAATGATGTTGCCTCAATAGTGAAAAAGAAACGAGAGACTAGGTTACAGCAAGTCATGAAGTCATTGTAG